In Coffea arabica cultivar ET-39 chromosome 9e, Coffea Arabica ET-39 HiFi, whole genome shotgun sequence, the genomic window gttatgttttttttttcatcttattGTGTTAGTGCGTACATTTGCTATGTTAACATCTACATCTCTAGATCTGTTATACCAATGTTTACACTACTGTATCGTGCTGTCACCATTGCTGACGGTAGAGATCCATGATGTCGCATGTGTGCACCCGTGGCCCGGTGCATCACTTGGTTAGCATTTCTAGTACAAATTTAGTAGATTTGGTTTTCAATAAGGAATGAGACTGGAAAGTTGAGTGTGACTGAGAcacatttttcaaataaatGATGTGTATTTATTCGAGATCGTTAATTACTTTTTTAACCTTGAGAGGGAGATCACCATTCAAAGCCTGCTTCCATTCATGATTGACTAGTATTCCAAGTTTTCATAAGTACAAGCTTTTTTAATTGCGCCATGCACGTCTAATTTTTATGTATTATTCTTAAAAGAGATTGGCTACAAAAGAGTTGTTTATTTTAATCAAGTTGTTCAGAAGGACAAAAAAGAGTTGTTTACTCATAGTTCATGAATAGAACTTAAGCCAAGCAGAGTTTGGAAAAGCAAATCTtatttattttcccttttattatGGCATTATCAATCTATATTACCTTTGACCTAGCAAACTGTCATTGAAATACAAAGCACATGAATCTTATTCGTATTAATTGAGTGAACTTTTGCGCAGTGGGCAATGCATATATTCGCTTTTGGCTCTCTGCCTTGCATGGATTTTATCTTTTAAGTTTCAACTACTACATCAATGCAGGTCAAGAAAAGGGAAGCCAAGAGTAAAGAAAAAAGGATTTTGTCAATAAGGCAAATATCAATCGAATCCCTTGGCTAAATAAAggttaattataaaatatatattaccAAAAAATTgctttttaattaaaaaaattgtataaaaGTAAAATGCTATTCTTCTTGGATATAATGGTAGTAATGATTGGCATATATGCTAAATAATGCTCTAGATAGAATATGGTAAATTATTGGGTATCTAATTCATAACCCTGTGCTGCACTCTATAGTGCTAAATTGACTTTGATATGATTCCTAAAAGGCTTGGTTGATCTTTTTTATCCTCTACACTGATTCACATTCAGTTTTGATTTACATGAAAAATTTAGAATTTGTTTTGTACAAAGCCAAACTTGGCTGTGCCCTTGTGCATTCCTTGCTTGCTTGTGTATAAATATTATTTGCCATGCTAGCAAAGAGATTAATAAGAAAGCTGCCACAATCCCAGCTTTTGCTATTTATCTTGAAGACTTTAGGTACTATTTGAATAATAAGATAGATCTTTTGTTAAGTAGTTGAATAGCAGAAATTGAACTATGCTGTGTAACTTTTTTTGGTACTTTATTTCAATTTTCTGCATTATGTATTCAAATTTTTGCTTGGAGATGTTAGCTAGACTGGCCATTACACTAATTAGTAACCACTCAAATTCCAaatatttctggaaaatttttctaatttctatTTTACCTCTGATATATAGATTTATGCAACTTAGAGCAAATTCTGAATAGCAGGACGATGAATCTCATTGGAAGTTAACCACTACCCTTAAGTAAGGATACTGTTTGTGATTCAGTCAAGGACTTGATCATAATTAGGAACACATTTCCTTTTGTGATTGATCAACTTTACGACCATTTGGATTAGTATGTCACTGGCAAAAGCCCTCTGAGCAATCCCTGTCCTTCATGTTTTTAATTCCAGGATAGAGATGGTGGGTGCTAGTGGTGTAGAGCAAGGCAACAGATTGAAGAAGAGATTCTTTGGATGCAGCAAAGATGATTTTTTCCCAGAGGAGTCATTCAAAAGTTGGGAAAATTACACCAGGGCATTGCGCGAAACAAAAACACGGCTAAAAGATCGTCTCCTGGCACGATCATTCGACCAATTGGAGCTTCAAGAAGTGCTAGCTCGTAGCCAAAATCAGATGAAAAAGACATTAAATTGGTTTGATTTACTGTGGTTTGGTGTAGGGGGAGTAATGGGCGCTGGTGTATTTGTCCTCACTGGACAAGCCACTAGATATGATGCTGGCCCTGCTGTCCTCCTATCTTTCCTCATAGCAGGCATTGCCGCTTTGCTTTCTGTCCTGTGCTACACGGAGTTCACTGTTGAACTTCCTGTTGCTGGAGGATCATTTGCCTATTTAAGAGTGGAACTTGGAGACTTTATAGCTTTCATTGCTGCAGGAAACATTCTTTTCGAGTATATTGTAGCCGGGGCTAGTGTCGCACGCTCATGGACTTCATATTTTGCCACCCTGTGCAATCATAATCCTAATGATTTCCGTATAAATGTCTCATCTCTTGCTGAGGGCTACAACCATTTAGATCCAATTGCAGTTGGTATTTCTGTGATTATTTGTGTTGCAGCAGCTCTGAGCATCAAAGGCTCCTCCCGGCTTAATTCATTGTTGACTATAGCTCATATCTTGGTGATGGTTTTCATCCTTGTTACCGGCCTAACTAAGGCGAATCCTGCTAATTATAAAGAATTTGCACCTTTTGGTGTTCATGGCATTTTCACAGCAGCAGCAACACTTTTCTTCGCATTTGTTGGATTCGATGGAGTGGCAACTTTGGGAGAGGAAATTAGAAATCCAGGTAAGGATATCCCTATTGGCCTAATTGGATCAATGCTGATTGTGATTACAACTTACTGCCTCCTAGCAGTAACGTTATGCCTCATGCAGCCATATTCTCAAGTTGATGTTGATGCACCTTTCACAATTGCATTCCAAGCTGTAGGATTGAAATGGGCTAAGTATATTGTAGCACTTGGCGCACTAAAGGGCATGACCACAGTTTTACTGGCAAATGTCATTGGACAAGCGAGGTATTTCACTCATATTGCTCGAACACACATGGCTCCTCCAATTCTTTCTATCATCAGCCAAAAAACAGGCACACCAGTGAATGCCACAGTGGTCATGACCATCGCAAACTGCATTGTTGCATTTTTCACAAGCCTTGATGTCCTGGCAAACCTTCTGTCTATTTCTACCTTGTTCTTGTTCACTCTAGTTTCCATTGCGCTTATAGTTAGACGACACTATGTTTCAGGGGATACATCAAATCCTGATAGGAACAAACTTATATTCTTCTTGGTGTTGATCCTATCATCCTCTATTGCCACTTCTGTTTGCTGGGGTCTAAATCTCACTAGCTGGTTTGGTTACGCAATTACAGTAGGGATGTGGTTTTTAGCCACACTGGGACTGAACCTGATGGTTAAGCAGGCAAGAAAACCAAAGGTTTGGGGAGTGCCATTAGTTCCATGGGTGCCATCAGCTAGTGTTGCACTCAATATTTTTGTCATCAGTTCAATTGATGGTCCATCATTCATCAGATTTTCTATTTGGACAGTGGTTTTGCTTGTGTACTATTTGCTGGTTGGATTGCATGCTTCATATGATGCAGCCAAGGAGTTTGAAGGCAAAGGTGGAACATCCTCCCATGCAAACATTGAAGCTGGTATAGTAAGAAATAATGAGGTTGAAACCACCACATAGCCTAAGCATTTGGCAATGGTTAGAAGAAGCAGGGTAAATTAGTGTTCACCTTTTTGGATTGGACTAGTGTTTCCTTTTATGTAAAGATTCATGTTTCAAATTAATCTTGTATTGCAGCAAGATTGCagtgtttttattttattttatcatgaaTTTTATGTTGAAGTAGTAGTCTATAAAATTGAGATTGTTTGTGACATGAAAAGCAGTGGAATAGTATGATCAAAGATCCCTCCCCGGATCTTGATGTGCCCCTAAGCCGGATCTTCATCGGAGAGgtccaaaatgaagaaaaaaaaagaataattaaaaaaaaaacactcatCATAAGATCTCATGGGCTAGAAAAGA contains:
- the LOC113723274 gene encoding cationic amino acid transporter 1-like, with the protein product MVGASGVEQGNRLKKRFFGCSKDDFFPEESFKSWENYTRALRETKTRLKDRLLARSFDQLELQEVLARSQNQMKKTLNWFDLLWFGVGGVMGAGVFVLTGQATRYDAGPAVLLSFLIAGIAALLSVLCYTEFTVELPVAGGSFAYLRVELGDFIAFIAAGNILFEYIVAGASVARSWTSYFATLCNHNPNDFRINVSSLAEGYNHLDPIAVGISVIICVAAALSIKGSSRLNSLLTIAHILVMVFILVTGLTKANPANYKEFAPFGVHGIFTAAATLFFAFVGFDGVATLGEEIRNPGKDIPIGLIGSMLIVITTYCLLAVTLCLMQPYSQVDVDAPFTIAFQAVGLKWAKYIVALGALKGMTTVLLANVIGQARYFTHIARTHMAPPILSIISQKTGTPVNATVVMTIANCIVAFFTSLDVLANLLSISTLFLFTLVSIALIVRRHYVSGDTSNPDRNKLIFFLVLILSSSIATSVCWGLNLTSWFGYAITVGMWFLATLGLNLMVKQARKPKVWGVPLVPWVPSASVALNIFVISSIDGPSFIRFSIWTVVLLVYYLLVGLHASYDAAKEFEGKGGTSSHANIEAGIVRNNEVETTT